Genomic segment of Halococcus salsus:
TCTTCGAGTCCCTCGAGCGAACTCCGGTTGTACAGCGGAGTTGAATTGTAAGCAGGCCACTCACGGTAGGAGCTTGTAGCAATCCCTCGGAAAACCTCGCGCCGAGATGCTTGGGTTGGTGGCATTCTTCCTTCGCTATCTTTGAACCCGAGGGTTACAGGCAAGAAGCAATTTATCAGCGTGAGCGTATTCTCGGCTGTCAACATAGCCGAACGTTCGTGCTCTCCAGTCGATTCAGCCTGAACCAACAAATCGATCGTTCGCCAACTCGAGTATCAGATGTACTGTTCGATGTGTCGACCAACTCGCTCAAGACCTTCTTTGAGCTCGTCCGTGTGGAGGCCGAATCCGATGCGGAAGCGATTCGGATACCCGAAGACATCACCAGGTGCAAGGACCACGCTTTCTTCCTCAAACAGCGTGCGGCAGAACTCTTTCCCGTTATCGAACCCGTCAGGAACGGTTAGGAAGCCGTTGACGCCCGTCGGCTCGAACCAGTCGAGATCGTAGCGGTCAGCGAACTCGGCGACACGCTCGCGGTTTGCCTTCGCGTGAGCGCGATTCGCCTCCAGAATCTCGGATTCTTGCTCGCCGAGTGCTTGCTGTGCGATGTGGTGACCTATGAGTGGCGGTGAAATCGTCGTGTAGTCCTTCCATTTCCGAACCGTATTCGCGACATCCGTATCCGCCACGACCCAGCCGAGACGTGCACCCGCAAGACCGTACGACTTCGACACGCCAGCGGTCGAGATGGCTCGTGGGCCGAGGGATGCTGCTGGTGGGTGTGGGTCGTCGGCCAGCATCCGGTAGATCTCGTCGACGAGGAGATAGGCATCGTTCTCTGCCACGAGGTCATAGAGTGCGTCCATCGTCTCCGGATCAAGGTACTTCCCCGTCGGATTACTTGGGTTCGTGAGGACCACAAGTTGCGTCTCCGGCTGTATCGCCTCCGCTACGGCATCGACCGGGAGTTCCCAGTTTGGAGGCTCAGAAGGGACGGAGGTCACATCCCCGATTGCAGCGGGTACGCTCTTGAGAGACTGATACGTCGGTGAGATAACGACGCTGTGGTCGTCCTCGCTCAGGAGTGACATGAACGTGAGATAGTCCGCCTCCTGTGTCCCACACGTGAGAACGACCTCTTCCGGACTACGACTGTAACGCTCGGCGATCTTCGCCCGGAACTCTGGTGAGCCGTCAGTCGGAATAACGTAACCGAGCTCTCCTACATTGAGATCGAAGCGGTCAGCAGGAAGACTCCGGACACC
This window contains:
- a CDS encoding aminotransferase class I/II-fold pyridoxal phosphate-dependent enzyme, which produces MELPPFELERWLDEYESDADLMLAESGVRSLPADRFDLNVGELGYVIPTDGSPEFRAKIAERYSRSPEEVVLTCGTQEADYLTFMSLLSEDDHSVVISPTYQSLKSVPAAIGDVTSVPSEPPNWELPVDAVAEAIQPETQLVVLTNPSNPTGKYLDPETMDALYDLVAENDAYLLVDEIYRMLADDPHPPAASLGPRAISTAGVSKSYGLAGARLGWVVADTDVANTVRKWKDYTTISPPLIGHHIAQQALGEQESEILEANRAHAKANRERVAEFADRYDLDWFEPTGVNGFLTVPDGFDNGKEFCRTLFEEESVVLAPGDVFGYPNRFRIGFGLHTDELKEGLERVGRHIEQYI